One window from the genome of Pedobacter schmidteae encodes:
- the rfbD gene encoding dTDP-4-dehydrorhamnose reductase has translation MKILVLGASGQLGQCLKKVAAEKNITNISFPDESKGNILDIGLLKALFEEEQPTHVINCAAYTAVDKAEDDIDLCRKINKDGALNIANVCKTNNATLVHVSTDFVFKGDQPELLKEDDLAEPINIYGVTKLEGEQEVINTLKEYFILRTSWLYSEYANNFVKTMLKLGADRDELNVIADQIGTPTYAIDLAGAILTIITSGQKDYGVYHYSNEGVTSWYDFAVGIFDISNTNVKVKPIPTSQYPTRAIRPKFSVMDKTKIKTTFNLEVPYWRDSLKTCIERLKAQ, from the coding sequence TTGAAAATACTAGTTTTAGGAGCCTCAGGCCAGCTTGGCCAATGCCTCAAAAAAGTTGCTGCAGAAAAAAATATCACCAACATCAGCTTCCCTGATGAAAGCAAAGGCAATATCCTGGATATTGGCCTCCTGAAAGCCTTATTTGAAGAGGAACAACCTACCCACGTGATCAACTGTGCGGCCTATACCGCGGTGGATAAAGCAGAAGACGATATCGACCTGTGCAGGAAGATCAATAAGGATGGCGCGTTAAACATTGCAAATGTCTGCAAAACAAACAACGCCACATTGGTACATGTCTCCACAGATTTCGTTTTCAAGGGCGATCAGCCTGAGCTGTTAAAAGAAGACGACCTGGCCGAGCCGATCAATATTTACGGAGTAACCAAACTGGAAGGGGAACAAGAGGTAATCAATACCTTAAAAGAGTACTTCATCTTACGGACCAGCTGGCTGTATTCTGAATACGCTAATAACTTTGTAAAAACGATGTTAAAGCTTGGCGCCGACAGAGATGAATTGAATGTAATAGCCGATCAGATTGGTACACCTACTTACGCCATCGACCTCGCTGGAGCGATTTTAACGATCATCACATCAGGCCAAAAAGATTACGGTGTTTATCATTACAGCAACGAAGGCGTAACCTCCTGGTATGATTTTGCTGTAGGCATCTTTGACATCAGCAATACAAATGTCAAAGTAAAACCTATTCCAACATCGCAATATCCCACCAGAGCTATAAGGCCAAAGTTCTCGGTAATGGATAAAACCAAAATTAAAACCACCTTTAATTTAGAAGTTCCTTACTGGAGAGACAGCCTCAAAACCTGTATCGAAAGACTGAAAGCGCAATAA
- a CDS encoding glycosyltransferase family 4 protein, translating into MKNKLIRITTIPLSLETLLKNQLRFMQAHYDVIGVSADKERLEKIGINEGIKTYPVELTRQITPLKDLLALWRLYKFFKKEKPLIVHSHTPKAGTVGMLAAKLAGVPHRLHTIAGLPLLERTGNVRRLLNFVEKVTYACATKIYPNSFALKDIIIAQRFCRASKLKVLGNGSSNGIDTNFFHSKNFTAEDSANLKKQLNLKNGDFVFIFVGRMVGDKGINELITAFRELNHQKPYVKLLLVGPFEQELDPLNLETLKEIESNRNIISTGYLKDVRLHFAIADALIFPSYREGFPNVVMQAGAMGLPSIVSDINGCNEIIIENENGFIVPVKDSNAIYKAMMLMISADDLRNKLRNNARKMIISRYEQHLVWQAILEEYQQLTTN; encoded by the coding sequence ATGAAAAATAAGCTGATTCGAATAACAACCATACCACTTTCTTTAGAGACCTTGCTGAAAAATCAATTGAGGTTTATGCAAGCGCATTATGATGTAATTGGAGTTAGTGCTGATAAGGAAAGGCTGGAGAAAATTGGGATAAATGAGGGTATCAAAACCTATCCAGTAGAATTGACCCGCCAAATTACTCCTTTAAAAGATCTTTTGGCATTATGGCGATTATACAAGTTTTTTAAAAAGGAAAAGCCATTAATTGTACACTCTCATACTCCCAAAGCTGGAACTGTGGGTATGCTGGCCGCTAAATTGGCTGGAGTTCCACATCGTTTACATACAATTGCTGGATTGCCACTTTTGGAGCGTACCGGAAACGTGAGAAGGCTTTTAAATTTTGTAGAAAAAGTAACATATGCCTGCGCAACCAAGATCTACCCTAATTCTTTTGCATTGAAAGATATTATTATTGCCCAGAGATTTTGTAGGGCATCAAAATTGAAGGTATTAGGAAATGGGAGTTCAAATGGAATAGATACCAATTTTTTTCATTCTAAAAATTTTACCGCTGAAGACAGTGCTAATCTAAAAAAGCAGCTCAACCTTAAAAATGGAGATTTTGTGTTTATTTTTGTCGGTAGAATGGTTGGCGATAAGGGGATCAATGAATTGATTACGGCATTTCGTGAACTTAATCATCAAAAGCCATATGTAAAACTCTTATTGGTAGGCCCCTTTGAACAAGAACTGGATCCTTTGAATTTAGAAACCCTAAAGGAAATTGAATCGAATAGAAATATCATTTCAACAGGATATCTGAAAGACGTGCGTCTTCATTTTGCTATTGCAGATGCACTGATTTTTCCTAGTTATAGAGAAGGATTTCCTAATGTTGTCATGCAAGCTGGTGCAATGGGGCTCCCTAGTATTGTGTCAGATATTAATGGCTGCAATGAAATTATTATAGAAAATGAAAATGGATTTATTGTTCCCGTAAAGGATTCGAATGCCATTTATAAAGCAATGATGCTAATGATATCCGCCGATGATTTGAGAAATAAATTGAGAAATAATGCTCGAAAAATGATCATTTCGCGCTATGAGCAACATTTGGTTTGGCAGGCGATATTAGAAGAGTATCAACAATTGACAACTAATTAA
- a CDS encoding peptidoglycan-binding protein, translated as MAQFSSLRFRRDDGRIVLSKGYEDERNKLLGIARAEIGVREKTGCNDGKRIEAYLNAVGLRKGSPYCAAFVCWVFKQTGYAEPRTGWSPALFPDRVLVKSVVAEQVSGLVFGLYFPSLKRIAHCGFAERLKGDWLNTIEGNTNLPGSREGDGVYRRMRHIRTIYRFADWTNTKQNRMSLKRH; from the coding sequence ATGGCTCAGTTCTCCTCGCTGCGCTTCCGTCGGGATGACGGGCGTATAGTTCTAAGTAAGGGATATGAAGACGAAAGAAATAAGCTACTTGGTATTGCGCGTGCCGAAATCGGCGTTCGGGAGAAAACAGGTTGCAATGATGGTAAACGTATAGAGGCCTATTTAAACGCTGTTGGCTTACGTAAAGGTAGCCCCTATTGTGCGGCCTTCGTTTGCTGGGTGTTTAAACAGACTGGCTATGCGGAGCCACGAACGGGCTGGTCGCCGGCTTTATTCCCCGACAGGGTATTGGTGAAGTCTGTTGTTGCAGAACAGGTTTCGGGCCTGGTATTCGGCTTGTATTTCCCTTCTTTAAAAAGAATAGCCCATTGCGGTTTTGCAGAACGCCTGAAAGGAGATTGGTTGAATACTATTGAGGGCAATACCAATTTACCCGGATCGCGTGAGGGTGATGGCGTGTATCGGCGCATGCGGCACATCAGGACAATTTATCGTTTTGCAGATTGGACAAATACTAAACAAAACAGGATGTCTCTGAAAAGACATTGA
- the metK gene encoding methionine adenosyltransferase: MSYLFTSESVSEGHPDKIADQISDALIDNFLAFDAESKVACETLVTTGQVILAGEVKSTTYLDVQQIAREVIKKIGYTKSEYMFEANSCGILSAIHEQSQDINQGVDRASKEEQGAGDQGMMFGYATNETENYMPLALDLSHTLLQELAILRRENKEITYLRPDAKSQVTLEYSDDNKPVRIDAIVISTQHDDFDEEAKMLAKIKKDLVDILIPRIIAKYPQYAHLFNDKIEYHINPTGKFVIGGPHGDTGLTGRKIIVDTYGGKGAHGGGAFSGKDPSKVDRSAAYATRHIAKNLVAAGVAEEILVQVSYAIGVAKPMGIYINTYGTAKVGKTDGEIAKIVEGIFDMRPYFIEQRLKLRNPIYSETAAYGHMGRKPETVTKTFRTPNGEEKVVTVDLFTWEKLDFVDKVKAAFAL; encoded by the coding sequence ATGTCGTATTTATTTACATCAGAATCTGTTTCCGAAGGCCATCCTGATAAGATAGCAGATCAAATTTCGGATGCCTTAATTGACAACTTCCTGGCTTTTGATGCCGAATCAAAAGTAGCCTGCGAAACTTTGGTGACTACCGGACAAGTAATTCTGGCCGGCGAGGTAAAATCAACCACCTACCTGGATGTACAGCAAATTGCGCGTGAGGTGATCAAAAAAATCGGTTACACCAAAAGCGAGTACATGTTTGAGGCCAACTCTTGCGGTATCTTATCTGCCATTCACGAGCAGTCGCAGGACATCAACCAGGGTGTTGATCGCGCCAGCAAAGAAGAACAGGGAGCGGGCGACCAGGGTATGATGTTTGGTTATGCTACCAACGAAACAGAAAACTACATGCCTTTGGCCTTAGACCTGTCGCATACTTTATTGCAGGAACTGGCTATCTTAAGACGCGAAAATAAAGAAATCACTTATTTACGCCCGGATGCCAAATCGCAGGTAACCCTGGAATATTCTGACGATAATAAACCGGTACGCATTGATGCCATTGTAATTTCTACACAGCATGATGATTTTGATGAAGAAGCCAAAATGCTGGCCAAAATCAAAAAAGATCTGGTAGATATCCTGATTCCACGTATCATTGCCAAATACCCTCAGTACGCGCATTTATTTAACGATAAAATTGAATACCATATCAACCCAACCGGTAAATTTGTGATCGGTGGGCCACATGGTGATACGGGCTTAACCGGCCGTAAAATCATCGTAGATACTTATGGTGGTAAAGGTGCTCATGGTGGTGGTGCATTTTCGGGTAAAGATCCAAGTAAGGTAGACAGATCAGCAGCTTATGCTACCCGTCACATTGCCAAAAACCTGGTTGCTGCCGGTGTTGCCGAAGAAATCCTGGTACAGGTAAGTTATGCCATTGGTGTAGCCAAGCCTATGGGTATCTATATCAATACTTATGGCACAGCCAAAGTAGGTAAAACGGATGGTGAGATTGCCAAAATTGTAGAAGGCATTTTTGATATGCGTCCTTACTTCATCGAGCAACGCTTAAAATTAAGAAATCCAATATATAGCGAAACTGCTGCTTACGGACATATGGGCCGCAAGCCGGAAACGGTTACCAAAACTTTCAGAACACCAAATGGTGAGGAGAAAGTTGTAACAGTTGACTTGTTTACCTGGGAAAAACTGGATTTTGTAGATAAAGTGAAAGCCGCTTTCGCTTTGTAA
- a CDS encoding acetyltransferase, with protein sequence MHIIGAGGHAKVVLDILLESNQHISGIWDENSNLKFLLGYTIYGDFKAFKQLSSEQFVIAIGNNFIRKQMASQLGSNKARVIHPRSVISKFAKIGIGTVVMANVTVNADTLIGDYVILNTNASVDHECKLADFVHISPHVALGGNVSIGEGTHIGIGSSVIQGINIGKWATVGAGAVIIRDIPDYAVVVGNPGRIIKYNKI encoded by the coding sequence ATGCATATTATTGGAGCTGGTGGCCATGCGAAAGTTGTTTTGGATATTCTGTTGGAATCCAATCAACATATAAGTGGTATTTGGGATGAAAATTCCAATTTAAAATTCCTTTTGGGATATACTATATATGGAGATTTTAAGGCTTTTAAACAGTTGTCATCGGAACAATTTGTTATAGCTATTGGAAATAACTTCATTAGAAAGCAAATGGCCAGTCAACTGGGAAGTAATAAGGCAAGGGTAATTCACCCTAGAAGTGTAATATCAAAATTTGCAAAAATTGGTATTGGAACGGTTGTCATGGCCAATGTTACTGTAAATGCGGATACTTTGATAGGGGACTACGTTATTTTAAATACTAATGCCTCAGTAGATCATGAATGTAAACTAGCTGATTTTGTGCATATTTCACCTCATGTCGCACTCGGAGGGAACGTCTCTATTGGTGAAGGTACCCACATTGGAATTGGTTCAAGTGTAATACAGGGGATAAATATTGGTAAATGGGCGACGGTTGGCGCTGGAGCAGTAATCATTCGTGATATTCCCGACTATGCAGTTGTGGTAGGTAATCCAGGAAGAATAATTAAATATAACAAAATCTAA
- a CDS encoding DegT/DnrJ/EryC1/StrS aminotransferase family protein has product MNSKIWLSSPHMGGTEQKYVDDAFETNWIAPLGPHVDGFEKDLANYTKAKHVAALSSGTGAIHLALIMLGVEPGDEVICQSMTFSASANPIAYCKAMPVFIDSEEMTWNMCPDKLEQAIKDRIAKGKKPKAIIPVHLYGMPAQMEKIMAIANEFEIPVIEDAAEALGSTIYGKAVGTFGLKGVLSFNGNKIITTSGGGALISNVEEYIKKSRFLATQARDAAPHYQHSEIGYNYRMSNVCAAIGRGQMEVLDAHIQLRRNNFEVYKSALKDIEGITFLEEPENYFSNRWLTTLLVDPLKTKGVTREDIRLGLEALNIESRPLWKPMHLQPIFEGSPYYGSDVSEVLFKNGLCLPSGSNLQSEDLNRVINQIKIVLQEK; this is encoded by the coding sequence ATGAACAGCAAAATTTGGCTTTCCTCTCCTCATATGGGTGGAACAGAACAGAAATATGTAGACGATGCTTTTGAGACGAACTGGATAGCGCCTTTAGGACCTCATGTTGATGGATTTGAGAAGGATCTGGCTAATTATACCAAAGCTAAGCATGTTGCAGCGCTAAGCTCCGGTACCGGTGCAATCCACCTTGCTCTGATCATGTTGGGAGTAGAACCTGGCGATGAAGTGATTTGCCAATCTATGACTTTTTCAGCAAGTGCCAATCCAATTGCCTACTGTAAAGCGATGCCGGTATTTATTGATAGTGAAGAGATGACCTGGAATATGTGCCCGGATAAGTTAGAGCAGGCAATAAAGGATAGGATTGCAAAAGGTAAAAAGCCGAAAGCGATAATTCCAGTTCATTTGTATGGCATGCCTGCTCAGATGGAGAAAATTATGGCTATTGCTAATGAATTCGAAATACCCGTTATTGAGGATGCAGCGGAAGCACTGGGATCTACCATTTATGGTAAGGCCGTCGGAACATTCGGATTAAAAGGTGTTCTTTCGTTTAATGGAAATAAGATCATTACTACTTCGGGCGGAGGTGCATTAATCTCTAATGTAGAAGAGTATATTAAAAAGTCAAGATTTCTAGCCACACAAGCAAGAGATGCGGCTCCACATTATCAGCATAGTGAGATTGGATATAATTATAGAATGAGTAATGTCTGCGCGGCGATTGGTAGAGGCCAAATGGAAGTATTGGATGCACATATTCAGTTGAGAAGGAACAACTTTGAAGTTTATAAGTCTGCCTTAAAGGATATTGAGGGAATTACATTTTTGGAAGAACCTGAAAACTATTTTTCGAATCGCTGGCTAACTACACTTTTGGTTGATCCATTGAAAACAAAAGGGGTGACCCGCGAAGATATTAGATTGGGACTTGAAGCTTTAAATATCGAAAGCAGACCTCTATGGAAGCCAATGCACCTGCAGCCAATATTTGAAGGTAGTCCATATTATGGTAGCGATGTTTCTGAAGTATTGTTTAAGAATGGCCTATGTTTGCCGTCTGGATCTAATTTGCAATCTGAAGATTTGAATAGGGTAATTAATCAGATTAAAATTGTTCTACAAGAAAAATAA
- a CDS encoding sugar transferase: MYRYFFKYLIDFLCALIGLILISPIFIIVAIGLYIANDGKPFFFQVRPGKRNHLFKIIKFKTMNDKIDLSGNLLPDKDRLTRIGSFVRKTSFDEIPQLLNVIKGDMSLIGPRPLLTEYLPLYSADQKRRHEVKPGITGWAQVNGRNAISWDEKFKLDLYYIDNLSFWLDLRIIGLTIKKVIVKEGISSNTSVTMEKFKGN; this comes from the coding sequence ATGTATAGATATTTTTTTAAATATTTAATAGATTTCCTGTGTGCCCTGATCGGATTAATCTTGATCTCACCAATATTTATTATTGTAGCTATAGGTCTTTATATAGCTAATGATGGAAAGCCTTTTTTTTTTCAGGTTAGACCCGGAAAAAGGAATCATCTTTTTAAGATCATTAAGTTTAAGACGATGAATGATAAAATAGATTTATCTGGAAATTTGCTCCCCGATAAAGACAGGCTAACACGGATCGGTTCCTTTGTCCGCAAAACATCGTTTGATGAAATTCCCCAGTTGCTGAATGTAATTAAAGGAGACATGAGTTTAATTGGTCCTAGGCCTTTGTTGACCGAATATTTACCTTTGTATTCAGCAGATCAGAAAAGAAGACATGAAGTTAAACCAGGGATTACTGGATGGGCACAGGTTAATGGCAGAAATGCCATAAGCTGGGATGAAAAATTTAAACTGGACCTGTATTATATTGATAATTTAAGTTTTTGGTTAGATTTGAGAATAATAGGGCTAACCATAAAAAAAGTAATTGTTAAGGAGGGCATTTCGTCTAATACTTCTGTAACGATGGAAAAATTTAAAGGGAATTAA
- a CDS encoding glycosyltransferase produces MHIIGAVLKLDNVLFLDPVSKADVFKYIFASDMGASVLKDVETFKTVYSNKTFDYMACKKPIFIGIDGVSRDLVEKADAGVYVEPENPKDFADKVRYYMFNSEIIIRQMESGYKFAKENFDGKALANRYINYLKEFSDV; encoded by the coding sequence ATGCATATAATAGGAGCTGTTTTGAAATTAGATAATGTTCTATTTTTAGATCCTGTGTCAAAGGCAGATGTATTTAAATACATTTTCGCTTCAGATATGGGTGCTTCGGTTTTAAAAGACGTTGAGACTTTTAAGACAGTATATTCAAATAAGACATTTGATTACATGGCCTGTAAAAAACCAATATTCATAGGAATTGACGGCGTATCGAGAGATTTAGTGGAAAAGGCAGATGCGGGAGTTTATGTGGAGCCTGAAAATCCTAAAGATTTTGCCGATAAAGTGAGGTATTATATGTTTAATTCTGAGATTATTATTCGTCAAATGGAGTCCGGTTATAAATTTGCTAAGGAGAACTTTGATGGAAAGGCATTGGCTAATAGATATATTAACTATCTGAAAGAGTTTAGTGATGTATAG
- a CDS encoding gliding motility protein RemB has protein sequence MKKYLLMGVMALAFSSLKAQTPNVNIPYSYQFYQKLNGSVYDVNSRSHSAIKGFYADDSLLVNRYQNMMKMGTDSLNKRSWVRRKLTEEHLLNFQGDDYTVYADFLPDFQIGRDFKNNTTIWKNTRGFQIGGTIGDKFSFYTNGFENQGVFANYITDFINTNGVVPSEMSGKLDKKTKDWSYVTALLSYTPNKHLNIALGYDKNFIGDGYRSMLLSDVAANYSFLRVRATLGNVQYQTIFGYMLDPGAEKLTTDRRLGDRGKWAAMHYIDWNATNRFSIGFFQAVTWADAEKEGKRGFDFNYVHPFIFLRSVEGANTTSPDKMRLGINTKYEILDKTTVYGQFMIDEFTAKEFFGNKGYWANKWALQLGFRGSDLFKVENLNYLAEFNTARPYTYAHFDRVSNYAAMNQPLAHPMGANFKEVLGILNYSYKRFDLQGQMMYARYGLDPEGMNYGKDIFKSYNTRAADYGNNIGQGIRTNLYFAEGRASYLLNPKYNLRLEVGGVLRRETNSIKNTNTALFTFGLRSTFRNLYQDF, from the coding sequence ATGAAAAAATATTTATTGATGGGTGTGATGGCTTTGGCTTTCAGTAGCCTAAAAGCGCAAACACCTAACGTAAACATACCCTACTCTTACCAATTTTACCAGAAGTTAAATGGATCAGTGTATGATGTGAATAGCCGTTCGCATTCTGCAATCAAAGGTTTTTATGCAGACGACTCCTTATTGGTGAATCGTTATCAGAACATGATGAAAATGGGAACAGATTCCCTGAACAAACGTTCCTGGGTTCGTCGAAAATTGACTGAAGAACATCTATTAAATTTCCAGGGTGATGATTACACCGTTTATGCGGATTTTCTTCCTGATTTTCAAATAGGTCGTGATTTTAAGAACAATACTACGATCTGGAAAAATACAAGAGGTTTCCAAATCGGTGGAACTATAGGAGACAAATTCTCGTTTTATACCAATGGTTTTGAAAATCAGGGTGTATTTGCCAACTACATTACCGATTTTATCAATACCAATGGTGTTGTTCCAAGTGAGATGTCGGGGAAACTGGACAAAAAAACGAAGGACTGGTCGTACGTTACCGCCTTGTTATCTTACACGCCTAATAAACATTTGAATATAGCACTAGGGTATGATAAAAACTTCATAGGAGATGGTTATCGGTCAATGTTGCTATCTGACGTTGCCGCCAATTATTCTTTTCTAAGGGTAAGAGCTACCCTTGGTAATGTACAGTATCAAACCATATTCGGTTACATGTTGGATCCTGGGGCAGAGAAACTAACGACTGATAGACGATTGGGGGACAGAGGGAAATGGGCAGCGATGCATTATATAGATTGGAATGCTACTAACCGGTTCTCTATTGGTTTTTTTCAGGCGGTTACCTGGGCTGATGCCGAAAAAGAAGGAAAACGAGGCTTTGATTTCAACTATGTGCATCCTTTTATTTTCCTAAGGTCAGTTGAGGGGGCAAACACTACGTCCCCTGATAAGATGCGTTTGGGTATCAATACGAAGTATGAAATACTGGATAAAACTACCGTTTACGGCCAGTTTATGATTGATGAGTTTACTGCCAAAGAATTTTTTGGTAATAAAGGCTATTGGGCAAATAAATGGGCACTACAATTAGGCTTCAGAGGTTCTGACCTGTTTAAGGTAGAGAACCTGAACTATCTTGCCGAGTTTAATACGGCCAGACCTTATACCTATGCGCACTTTGATCGGGTTTCTAATTATGCTGCAATGAACCAACCATTGGCGCATCCTATGGGGGCAAATTTTAAAGAAGTGTTGGGTATCTTGAATTATAGTTATAAGAGATTTGACCTGCAAGGGCAAATGATGTATGCCCGGTACGGCTTAGATCCGGAGGGTATGAATTACGGTAAAGATATTTTTAAAAGCTACAATACCAGAGCTGCTGATTACGGCAACAACATCGGTCAAGGCATAAGAACCAACCTTTACTTCGCTGAAGGCCGCGCTTCTTACCTGCTCAATCCAAAATACAACCTGCGCCTGGAAGTTGGCGGAGTGCTAAGAAGAGAAACTAACTCCATAAAAAATACAAATACTGCCTTATTTACTTTTGGTCTGCGCAGTACATTCAGAAACCTATATCAAGATTTTTAA
- a CDS encoding nucleoside-diphosphate sugar epimerase/dehydratase yields the protein MFTKLQIVSRWIIFTIDICLSILALLFAIILQNNFIINNIDFLAFYKAVVLVIVVNSFVFYSVKTFAGIVRYTSAQDSFRILFAVVLSSLILFFTHALAIVITGQHVISSVVIIVYTLFNFLLLITYRIIVKYFFMYIKNANLDKIRIIIYGAGEAGVATKRTFDHDPKVNKTIIAFVDDDLRKVGKTIDGVRILDAAQLEHLITKHEVDEIIFASYTIPSERKNQIVDICLENDVKILNIPSPEVWAKGHVTTAQIQNINIEDLLNRKTIEIDINGIQNQLKDKRILITGAAGSIGSEIVRQLLKFETGLIILCDQSETALHNIYLELEETHANTNFHAFIGDVKDVKRMETLFTTYKPHYVYHAAAYKHVPLMEDNPPEAIKTNVMGTKTIADLSVKHGVQKFVMISTDKAVNPTNVMGASKRIAEIYVQSLNNSLNNPDLIFTNGLSYLNDSNVKPITKFITTRFGNVLGSNGSVIPRFKQQIENGGPVTVTHPEITRYFMTIPEACRLVLEAGCMGKGGEIYVFDMGKSVKIVELAKKMIRLAGLVPNQDIKISYSGLRPGEKLFEELLNDSEITKPTHHEKIMIGQVREYIFNEIETQIYQLLQHATTGNTRQVVRQMKVIVPEFISKNSVFEELDAQIQVEQNP from the coding sequence ATGTTTACAAAACTACAAATTGTATCACGCTGGATTATTTTTACAATAGATATTTGCTTAAGCATTTTAGCATTGTTATTTGCAATTATCCTGCAAAACAATTTTATCATCAATAATATAGATTTCCTGGCTTTTTATAAGGCTGTGGTTTTGGTGATTGTGGTAAATTCTTTTGTATTTTATAGTGTTAAAACCTTTGCTGGAATAGTCCGGTATACTTCAGCCCAAGATTCTTTCAGAATATTGTTTGCTGTTGTCCTGAGTTCTTTGATTTTGTTTTTTACGCATGCACTGGCGATAGTCATAACCGGACAACATGTGATCAGTAGTGTTGTGATTATAGTCTATACATTGTTTAATTTTCTTCTACTTATTACCTATCGAATTATTGTAAAGTACTTTTTTATGTACATAAAGAATGCTAATCTGGACAAAATCAGGATTATCATTTACGGAGCGGGAGAAGCTGGGGTTGCAACAAAAAGAACTTTTGATCATGATCCTAAAGTAAATAAAACCATTATTGCTTTTGTGGATGATGATCTTAGGAAGGTAGGTAAAACGATTGATGGTGTACGTATTTTAGACGCTGCACAATTAGAACACTTGATAACCAAGCATGAAGTAGATGAGATCATTTTTGCTTCCTATACCATACCGTCAGAACGCAAAAATCAGATTGTGGATATTTGCCTCGAAAACGACGTAAAGATTCTAAATATCCCTTCACCTGAAGTTTGGGCCAAAGGGCATGTAACTACGGCACAAATCCAAAATATCAATATTGAAGACTTGCTCAATAGGAAGACAATTGAGATTGATATCAATGGTATCCAAAATCAATTAAAAGATAAACGGATACTCATAACCGGTGCTGCAGGTTCAATAGGTAGTGAAATTGTTAGGCAACTTTTAAAATTTGAAACTGGCTTGATTATCCTGTGTGACCAAAGTGAAACGGCCTTGCATAATATCTATCTGGAGTTAGAAGAAACCCATGCAAATACTAATTTTCATGCTTTTATAGGAGATGTGAAAGATGTGAAACGCATGGAAACTTTATTCACCACTTATAAACCACATTACGTTTATCATGCCGCGGCCTACAAACATGTGCCATTAATGGAGGACAACCCACCAGAAGCGATCAAAACGAATGTAATGGGAACCAAGACCATTGCCGATCTTTCTGTGAAACATGGGGTTCAAAAATTTGTAATGATCTCTACAGATAAAGCAGTAAACCCAACCAATGTAATGGGGGCCTCCAAACGTATCGCTGAAATCTATGTGCAGTCTCTAAATAATTCGTTAAATAATCCGGATTTAATTTTTACGAATGGCTTAAGCTATCTGAACGATAGTAATGTTAAACCGATTACTAAATTTATTACTACCCGTTTTGGAAATGTATTGGGTTCAAATGGTTCTGTAATTCCACGATTTAAACAACAGATAGAAAATGGTGGACCTGTTACCGTAACCCATCCTGAAATTACCCGATATTTCATGACTATTCCAGAGGCTTGTCGTCTTGTTTTGGAAGCAGGATGTATGGGTAAAGGTGGGGAGATCTATGTTTTTGACATGGGTAAATCGGTTAAAATAGTTGAACTCGCTAAAAAAATGATCAGATTGGCCGGTTTGGTTCCCAATCAGGATATTAAAATCTCTTATTCTGGTTTGAGACCAGGTGAGAAGCTATTTGAAGAATTGTTAAATGATAGTGAGATTACTAAACCTACCCATCATGAAAAAATCATGATTGGACAGGTAAGAGAATATATTTTTAATGAAATAGAAACCCAGATCTATCAATTGTTGCAACATGCCACTACTGGAAATACCAGGCAGGTTGTACGGCAAATGAAGGTCATTGTTCCTGAATTTATCAGCAAAAATTCTGTATTTGAAGAATTAGACGCTCAGATTCAGGTTGAACAAAATCCCTAA